One window from the genome of Paracoccus marcusii encodes:
- a CDS encoding AMP nucleosidase — MTTDARFLPVQTPDAAAPRDFTDAAAAVAHLRALYDQATGFLLGHFTAILEGTSPVARYRAFYPEVRLIVPTHGKIDSRLSFGHVVAPGVYAATVTRPDLFQHYLTEQLGLLIKNHGVPVTIGLSDTPMPVHFAVAAQSDLAVPQEGVLDFSLRDVFDVPDLNTMNDDIVNGVAGAMPDGSQHLAAFTAQRVDYSLARLAHYTATAPEHFQNFVLFTNYQFYVDEFEAFARRVLSDPDSGYTAFVAPGNQQITDGHDTIVPLSKLPQMPTYHLKRANGQGITLVNIGVGPSNAKTATDHIAVLRPHVWLMVGHCAGLRNSQSLGDFVLAHAYLREDHVLDDDLPVWVPIPALAEVQVALQEAVAEVTRLDGYELKRIMRTGTVATIDNRNWELRDQSGPVHRLSLSRAVALDMESATIAANGFRFRVPYGTLLCVSDKPLHGELKLPGMATDFYRTQVANHLLIGIRAMEKLRDMPLERIHSRKLRSFSETAFL, encoded by the coding sequence ATGACGACAGACGCCCGCTTTCTGCCGGTCCAGACCCCCGACGCCGCGGCGCCCCGCGACTTTACCGACGCGGCCGCGGCCGTGGCCCATCTGCGTGCGCTGTACGACCAGGCGACCGGCTTTCTGCTGGGCCATTTCACCGCCATCCTGGAAGGCACGTCCCCCGTCGCGCGCTATCGCGCCTTCTACCCCGAGGTGCGGCTGATCGTCCCGACGCATGGCAAGATCGACAGCCGCCTGTCCTTCGGCCATGTGGTCGCGCCCGGCGTCTATGCGGCCACGGTGACGCGCCCCGACCTGTTCCAGCATTACCTGACCGAGCAGCTGGGCCTGCTGATCAAGAATCACGGGGTGCCGGTGACCATCGGCCTGTCGGACACGCCCATGCCTGTCCATTTCGCGGTCGCCGCCCAGAGCGACCTGGCCGTCCCGCAGGAGGGCGTTCTGGATTTCAGCCTGCGCGACGTCTTTGACGTGCCGGACCTCAACACCATGAACGACGACATCGTGAACGGCGTGGCCGGCGCCATGCCCGACGGCAGCCAGCACCTGGCGGCGTTCACCGCGCAGCGTGTGGATTATTCGCTGGCGCGCCTTGCCCATTACACGGCGACCGCGCCCGAGCATTTCCAGAATTTCGTCCTGTTCACCAACTATCAGTTCTATGTCGACGAGTTCGAGGCCTTTGCCCGCCGCGTCCTGTCGGATCCGGACAGCGGCTATACCGCCTTCGTCGCCCCCGGAAACCAGCAGATCACCGACGGCCATGACACGATCGTGCCGCTGTCCAAGCTGCCGCAGATGCCGACCTATCACCTGAAACGCGCGAACGGGCAGGGGATCACCCTGGTCAATATCGGCGTCGGCCCGTCCAACGCCAAGACCGCCACCGACCACATCGCGGTGCTGCGCCCGCATGTCTGGCTGATGGTGGGCCATTGCGCGGGCCTCAGGAACAGCCAGTCCCTGGGCGATTTCGTCCTGGCCCACGCCTATCTGCGCGAGGATCACGTGCTGGACGACGACCTGCCCGTCTGGGTGCCGATCCCGGCCCTGGCCGAGGTCCAGGTCGCCCTGCAGGAGGCAGTGGCCGAGGTCACCCGACTGGACGGGTACGAGTTGAAGCGCATCATGCGCACGGGCACCGTCGCCACCATCGACAACCGCAACTGGGAACTGCGCGACCAGTCCGGCCCGGTCCACCGCCTGTCGCTGTCGCGCGCGGTGGCGCTGGACATGGAGAGCGCCACGATAGCCGCGAACGGGTTCCGGTTCCGGGTGCCCTACGGCACGCTTCTCTGCGTCAGCGACAAGCCGCTGCACGGAGAGCTGAAGCTGCCGGGCATGGCGACGGACTTCTATCGCACGCAGGTCGCCAACCATCTGCTGATCGGCATCCGCGCGATGGAGAAGCTGCGCGACATGCCGCTGGAGCGCATCCATTCGCGCAAGCTGCGGTCCTTCAGCGAGACGGCGTTCCTGTAG
- a CDS encoding HU family DNA-binding protein, which translates to MATAAAKPMTKTQLVATIAEEMGSDKKSASAALDAIVAIVTREVAGGGAVTLPGIGKIACRARPERQVRNPQTQEMMTKPADKQVKVTIAKALKDSVNS; encoded by the coding sequence ATGGCTACGGCTGCTGCAAAACCGATGACCAAGACCCAACTGGTGGCGACGATCGCCGAAGAAATGGGCTCGGACAAGAAATCCGCTTCGGCCGCTCTGGACGCGATCGTGGCGATCGTGACCCGCGAAGTCGCCGGCGGCGGCGCGGTGACCCTGCCGGGCATCGGCAAGATCGCCTGCCGCGCCCGCCCCGAGCGTCAGGTCCGCAACCCGCAGACCCAGGAAATGATGACCAAGCCGGCCGACAAGCAGGTCAAGGTCACCATCGCCAAGGCCCTGAAGGACAGCGTCAACAGCTGA
- a CDS encoding DMT family transporter, whose amino-acid sequence MDLRALLMGLAFAVMWASAFTSTRMIVTEAPPLMALALRFALSGVVGVMIALAMGQTWRTLTRAQWRAVLILGLCQNALYLGLNWTAMQWIEAGLASIIAATMPLMVAALGWSLMGERLRPMGVGGLILGVVGVAIIMGARLQGGSDLTGIVMCFVAALALAVATLTVRGASSGGNVMMIVGLQMLVGAVTLGLIAPWFETWDVTYTPRLVVAFLYTVIVPGLVATWVWFMLVGRIGAVRAATFHFLTPFFGVATAALFLGEDLGAGDVIGVAVIMAGILAVQLSKAPPVKRPPPS is encoded by the coding sequence ATGGATCTTCGCGCGTTGCTGATGGGTCTGGCCTTCGCGGTGATGTGGGCCTCGGCCTTCACCTCGACCCGGATGATCGTGACCGAGGCGCCGCCCCTGATGGCGCTGGCCCTGCGCTTTGCGCTGTCGGGCGTGGTGGGCGTGATGATCGCGCTGGCCATGGGGCAGACCTGGCGCACCCTGACGCGGGCGCAGTGGCGCGCCGTGCTGATCCTGGGGCTGTGCCAGAACGCACTGTACCTGGGCCTCAACTGGACCGCGATGCAGTGGATCGAGGCGGGACTGGCCTCGATCATCGCGGCGACCATGCCGCTGATGGTGGCCGCCCTGGGCTGGAGCCTGATGGGCGAGCGCCTGCGCCCGATGGGCGTGGGCGGCCTGATCCTGGGCGTGGTTGGTGTGGCGATCATCATGGGCGCGCGCCTGCAGGGCGGCAGCGACCTGACCGGCATCGTCATGTGCTTCGTCGCGGCGCTGGCGCTGGCGGTGGCCACGTTGACCGTGCGGGGCGCCAGTTCGGGCGGCAACGTGATGATGATCGTGGGCCTGCAGATGCTGGTCGGCGCCGTGACCCTGGGCCTGATCGCGCCTTGGTTCGAGACCTGGGACGTCACCTATACACCGCGCCTGGTCGTGGCGTTCCTATATACGGTGATCGTGCCGGGGCTGGTCGCGACCTGGGTGTGGTTCATGCTGGTTGGGCGCATCGGCGCGGTGCGCGCGGCAACGTTCCACTTTCTGACGCCCTTCTTCGGCGTGGCCACCGCCGCCCTGTTCCTGGGCGAGGATCTGGGCGCGGGCGACGTGATCGGCGTCGCGGTCATCATGGCCGGCATTCTGGCGGTGCAGCTGTCCAAGGCGCCCCCGGTCAAGCGCCCGCCGCCCAGCTGA
- a CDS encoding ligase-associated DNA damage response exonuclease: protein MRPDQILHPTEAGLYCPPGDFYIDPVRPVPRALITHGHGDHARAGHGAVMATQQTLDIMAIRYGEDFTGTRQAAQGVARIGDVQVSFHPAGHILGSAQIAVMPDRGPKIVVSGDYCRAPNPVCAPYEPVPCDIFVTEATFGLPVFRHPDPLTEMTKLIASMAEFPERPHLIGAYALGKAQRVIALARQAGIDGPIAIHGALQRLCDFHVEQGIDLGPLVPATAKQVDAQLVIAPPSAFASAWVQRFRDPVIGFASGWMTVRARARQRGVELPLVISDHVDWPQVTQTILELAPQEVWITHGTEDGLMRWCELQGIASRPLRLIGYEDEPE from the coding sequence ATGCGTCCCGACCAGATCCTGCACCCGACCGAGGCCGGGCTCTATTGCCCGCCCGGCGATTTCTACATCGACCCGGTCCGCCCGGTGCCCCGCGCGCTGATCACGCACGGGCATGGCGACCACGCCCGTGCGGGTCATGGGGCCGTCATGGCGACCCAGCAGACCTTGGACATCATGGCGATCCGCTATGGCGAGGATTTCACCGGCACCCGCCAGGCCGCCCAAGGGGTGGCCCGCATTGGCGACGTGCAGGTCAGCTTTCACCCCGCGGGCCATATCCTGGGCTCGGCCCAGATCGCGGTGATGCCCGACCGCGGCCCCAAGATCGTCGTCTCGGGCGACTACTGCCGCGCCCCGAACCCGGTCTGCGCCCCCTATGAGCCGGTGCCCTGCGACATCTTCGTGACCGAGGCGACCTTCGGCCTGCCGGTCTTCCGCCACCCCGACCCGCTGACCGAGATGACCAAGCTGATCGCCAGCATGGCCGAATTTCCCGAACGCCCGCACCTGATCGGCGCCTATGCCCTGGGCAAGGCGCAGCGGGTCATCGCGCTGGCACGCCAGGCCGGGATCGACGGCCCCATCGCCATCCACGGCGCGCTGCAACGCCTGTGCGATTTTCACGTGGAACAAGGGATCGACCTTGGCCCGCTGGTCCCCGCCACCGCCAAGCAGGTCGATGCCCAGCTGGTCATCGCGCCGCCCTCGGCCTTTGCCAGTGCCTGGGTCCAGCGCTTCCGCGACCCGGTCATCGGCTTTGCCTCGGGCTGGATGACGGTGCGCGCGCGGGCGCGGCAGCGGGGGGTGGAGCTGCCCCTGGTCATCAGCGACCATGTCGACTGGCCGCAGGTCACACAGACCATCCTTGAGCTGGCCCCCCAGGAGGTCTGGATCACCCACGGGACCGAGGACGGGCTGATGCGCTGGTGCGAGCTGCAGGGCATCGCGTCCCGCCCCCTGCGCCTGATCGGATATGAGGACGAGCCGGAATGA
- a CDS encoding cisplatin damage response ATP-dependent DNA ligase, with amino-acid sequence MKAFAHLLERLAFTAARNAKLRLLRHYLEATPDPDRGYALAALTGDLKLRAVTPGLLRGLMAGRVDEQLFAMSYDFVGDLAETIALLWDTDQDQDVPLRDAVALLRDTGRAGLPAAITAMLDRLGPSQRLAFLKLATGNMRVGLSARMARMALAEMGRPEVKDIEEIWHGLTPPYQPLFDWIAGGARPEHAARAPFRPVMLSTPVDLDQLRAFDPGDYIAEWKWDGIRVQAINDGGTRRLYSRTGEDVGAAFPDLLEALNFDGALDGELLVRRGADVAPFGDLQKRLGRKVVGRAMLDSHPAGLRVYDAMIWKGRDLRDLPHQERRAVLEDADFGSDRIDLSPLLPFQTWDDLASLRADPPSIVIEGVMIKRRDSPYVGGRPRGPWFKWKRDPMVVDAVMLYAQRGHGKRSGFYSDFTFGLWDGEALVPVGKAYFGFTDEELRELDRFVRNNTTERFGPVRSVAPKLVLEVAFEGLNASPRHKSGVAMRFPRISRIRWDKPAAEADRLQTLKDMIP; translated from the coding sequence ATGAAGGCTTTTGCCCATCTGCTGGAACGGCTGGCCTTCACCGCCGCGCGCAACGCCAAGCTGCGCCTGCTGCGCCATTACCTGGAGGCCACGCCCGACCCCGACCGCGGCTATGCGCTGGCCGCGCTGACCGGTGATCTGAAGCTCAGGGCGGTGACGCCGGGCCTGTTGCGCGGGCTGATGGCGGGGCGGGTGGACGAACAGCTGTTCGCCATGTCCTATGATTTCGTGGGCGATCTGGCGGAGACCATCGCGCTGCTGTGGGATACCGACCAGGATCAGGACGTGCCCCTGCGGGATGCGGTAGCGCTCCTGCGCGACACGGGCCGCGCGGGGCTGCCTGCGGCGATCACCGCGATGCTGGACCGGCTTGGTCCGTCTCAGCGACTGGCCTTCCTGAAGCTGGCCACGGGAAACATGCGCGTGGGCCTGTCCGCCCGCATGGCGCGCATGGCCCTGGCCGAGATGGGCCGCCCCGAGGTCAAGGACATCGAGGAGATTTGGCACGGCTTGACGCCCCCCTATCAGCCGCTGTTCGACTGGATCGCGGGGGGTGCGCGCCCCGAACACGCGGCCCGCGCGCCCTTCCGGCCCGTGATGCTGTCCACGCCCGTCGATCTCGATCAGCTGCGCGCCTTCGATCCCGGCGATTACATCGCTGAATGGAAATGGGACGGCATTCGCGTTCAGGCGATCAACGACGGCGGCACCCGGCGCCTCTATTCCCGGACCGGAGAGGATGTGGGCGCGGCCTTTCCCGACCTGCTGGAGGCGCTGAACTTCGACGGTGCGCTGGATGGCGAGCTGCTGGTCCGGCGGGGCGCCGACGTGGCGCCCTTCGGCGATCTGCAGAAGCGTTTGGGCCGCAAGGTCGTGGGGCGCGCGATGCTGGACAGCCATCCCGCGGGCCTTCGGGTCTATGACGCGATGATCTGGAAAGGGCGCGACCTGCGCGACCTGCCGCATCAGGAGCGGCGCGCGGTGCTGGAGGACGCCGATTTCGGCAGCGACCGGATCGACCTGTCGCCATTGCTGCCCTTCCAGACCTGGGACGATCTTGCCTCCCTGCGCGCCGACCCGCCCTCGATCGTGATCGAAGGCGTGATGATCAAGCGCCGCGACAGTCCTTACGTCGGCGGCCGCCCGCGCGGGCCCTGGTTCAAGTGGAAACGCGACCCGATGGTGGTGGATGCGGTGATGCTCTATGCGCAGCGCGGGCATGGCAAGCGGTCGGGCTTCTACAGCGACTTCACCTTCGGCCTGTGGGACGGCGAGGCGCTGGTGCCCGTGGGCAAGGCCTATTTCGGCTTCACCGATGAAGAGCTGCGCGAGTTGGACCGGTTCGTTCGGAACAACACCACCGAACGTTTTGGCCCCGTGCGCTCCGTTGCGCCCAAGCTGGTGCTGGAGGTCGCGTTCGAGGGGCTGAACGCCTCTCCGCGCCACAAGTCCGGGGTCGCGATGCGCTTTCCCCGCATCAGCCGCATCCGATGGGACAAGCCCGCCGCCGAGGCCGACCGGCTGCAGACGCTGAAGGACATGATCCCGTGA
- a CDS encoding ligase-associated DNA damage response DEXH box helicase: protein MTLPPAFQDWFSRQGWQPHPHQLALLEAREDSLLIAPTGGGKTLAGFLPSLVDLTAPHRGMHTLYVSPLKALTADIARNLSRPVADLGLDIRIEDRTGDTRASQRARQRMDPPDILLTTPESLALMLSYEQAPAIFGGLRRVVLDELHALAENKRGDQLMLALSRLRTLAPDLQVTGLSATVEDPSRLARFMGGATVIHADPGPNPDIAMLPTAKAPPWAGAGGHYAVPDVLEAVAQATTTIIFINTRAQAELFFQALWAANDANLPIGLHHGSLSREARARTEAAMAAGELRAVVATGSLDLGIDWGAVDLVIQVGAPRNVKRLVQRIGRANHRYNAPSRARIVPANRFEVIECVAALQAVRERDLDGDDRGPGPLDVLCQHILLTACAGPFDADALFAEVRTAGPYRDLTRADFDACLEFAATGGYALRAYDRWQRLMERDGLWRLRDPRAARNLRMNIGTIVEAEMLKVRFRGRGGAPLGEVEEGFAATLAPGDTFLIGGQTVRYDALREMVVEVTKQPSKEPRIATFSGMKLATSTQLSHRVLALIGDPAAHAGLPADTRDWLALQARVSALPRPGTLLTEAFPHQGRWHLAVYGFAGRNALQTLGLLMTRLMEEAGLAPLGFLATDYALLIWSLDPVTDPAPLLDRDGLREGLGDWLASNAVMKRSFRNVATIAGLIQRNLPGARKSGRQATFSSDILYDTLRKYDPDHLMLRITAAEASRGLVDFGRIEEMLDRTDRLDHRMLERVSPLAAPLMLELGRVPIAGQGRERMAEAEAAALMAEAGLS, encoded by the coding sequence GTGACGCTGCCCCCCGCGTTCCAGGACTGGTTCTCCCGGCAGGGCTGGCAGCCGCATCCGCATCAGCTGGCCCTGCTGGAGGCCAGGGAGGACAGCCTGCTGATCGCGCCGACCGGGGGCGGCAAGACGCTGGCGGGGTTCCTGCCCTCGCTGGTCGATCTGACCGCGCCGCATCGGGGGATGCACACGCTGTACGTCTCGCCCTTGAAGGCGCTGACGGCGGATATCGCGCGCAACCTGTCGCGCCCGGTCGCCGATCTGGGCCTGGACATCCGCATCGAGGATCGCACCGGCGACACCCGCGCCAGCCAGCGCGCCCGCCAGCGCATGGACCCGCCCGACATCCTGCTGACCACGCCGGAATCGCTGGCCCTGATGCTGTCCTATGAACAGGCGCCCGCGATCTTCGGGGGCCTGCGCCGGGTGGTGCTGGACGAGCTGCATGCCCTGGCCGAGAACAAGCGCGGCGATCAGCTGATGCTGGCTTTGTCGCGGCTGCGCACGCTGGCGCCCGACCTGCAGGTCACGGGCCTCTCCGCCACGGTCGAGGACCCGTCGCGGCTGGCCCGCTTCATGGGCGGTGCCACCGTGATCCACGCCGATCCCGGCCCCAACCCCGACATCGCCATGCTGCCCACCGCCAAGGCCCCGCCCTGGGCCGGCGCGGGCGGGCATTACGCCGTGCCGGACGTGCTGGAGGCCGTGGCGCAGGCCACGACCACGATCATCTTCATCAACACCCGCGCCCAGGCCGAGCTGTTCTTTCAGGCGCTCTGGGCCGCGAATGACGCGAACCTGCCCATCGGCCTGCATCACGGCAGCCTCTCGCGCGAGGCCCGCGCCCGGACCGAGGCCGCGATGGCCGCGGGCGAATTGCGCGCGGTGGTGGCGACCGGGTCCCTGGATCTGGGCATCGACTGGGGCGCGGTGGATCTGGTGATCCAGGTCGGCGCGCCGCGCAATGTCAAGCGGCTGGTCCAGCGGATCGGGCGCGCGAACCACCGCTATAACGCGCCGTCGCGGGCGCGGATCGTGCCCGCAAACCGGTTCGAGGTGATCGAATGCGTCGCCGCCCTGCAGGCCGTGCGCGAACGCGATCTGGATGGCGACGACCGGGGGCCGGGGCCGCTGGACGTGCTGTGCCAGCATATCCTGCTGACCGCCTGCGCGGGGCCTTTTGACGCCGATGCGCTGTTCGCCGAGGTCCGCACCGCCGGGCCCTATCGTGACCTGACCCGCGCCGATTTCGACGCCTGCCTGGAGTTCGCGGCGACGGGTGGCTATGCGCTGCGGGCCTATGACCGCTGGCAGCGGCTGATGGAACGCGACGGGCTGTGGCGCCTGCGCGACCCGCGCGCGGCACGAAACCTGCGCATGAACATCGGCACCATCGTCGAGGCCGAGATGCTCAAGGTCCGCTTTCGCGGACGCGGCGGCGCTCCCCTGGGCGAGGTCGAGGAAGGGTTCGCGGCGACCTTGGCGCCGGGCGACACCTTCCTGATCGGCGGGCAGACGGTCCGATACGACGCGCTGCGCGAGATGGTGGTCGAGGTCACGAAACAGCCCTCCAAGGAACCCCGCATCGCCACCTTCTCGGGCATGAAGCTGGCCACGTCGACGCAGCTGTCGCACCGGGTCCTGGCGCTGATCGGCGATCCGGCGGCCCATGCGGGCCTGCCCGCGGACACGCGCGACTGGCTGGCGTTGCAGGCGCGGGTCAGCGCGCTGCCGCGTCCCGGCACCCTGCTGACCGAGGCGTTCCCCCATCAGGGGCGCTGGCATCTGGCGGTCTATGGTTTTGCGGGGCGCAATGCGCTGCAGACCTTGGGCCTGCTGATGACGCGGCTGATGGAGGAGGCGGGGCTGGCCCCCCTGGGGTTCCTGGCCACCGATTACGCGCTGCTGATCTGGTCGCTGGACCCGGTGACCGACCCCGCGCCTTTGCTGGACCGCGACGGCCTGCGAGAGGGTCTGGGCGACTGGCTGGCCAGCAATGCGGTGATGAAGCGCAGCTTTCGCAACGTGGCGACCATCGCCGGGCTGATTCAGCGCAACCTGCCGGGCGCGCGCAAGTCGGGGCGGCAGGCGACGTTCTCCAGCGACATCCTCTATGACACGCTGCGCAAGTACGACCCGGACCACCTGATGCTGCGCATCACCGCGGCCGAGGCCAGCCGGGGGCTTGTGGATTTCGGCCGGATCGAGGAAATGCTGGACCGCACCGACCGCCTGGACCACCGCATGCTGGAGCGTGTGTCGCCCCTGGCCGCGCCGCTGATGCTGGAACTGGGTCGCGTGCCCATCGCGGGACAGGGACGCGAGCGCATGGCAGAGGCGGAGGCTGCGGCATTGATGGCAGAGGCAGGGCTTTCGTGA
- the pdeM gene encoding ligase-associated DNA damage response endonuclease PdeM, with amino-acid sequence MTFHPFDFDGQALQARATGALFWPERRWLIVADLHLGKSERMARRGGALLPPYETLETLDRLQAEIAATDPAVVVSLGDGFDDNAAGRALPDDVCDRLRTMAQGRRWIWVSGNHDPGAICPRLPGDTAADLHDGLILRHEAGQGPDVSGHYHPCIRLAGQRRRCFLVGRDHLILPAFGAYTGGLEVTDRALAALVPQGLAIACGARALPVPVGMRRRA; translated from the coding sequence GTGACGTTTCACCCTTTCGATTTCGACGGTCAGGCGCTGCAGGCGCGGGCCACCGGTGCGCTGTTCTGGCCGGAACGGCGCTGGCTGATCGTGGCCGACCTGCATCTGGGCAAATCCGAACGCATGGCGCGGCGTGGGGGTGCCCTGCTGCCCCCCTATGAGACGCTGGAGACGCTGGACCGCCTCCAGGCGGAGATCGCAGCGACCGATCCTGCGGTGGTCGTCAGCCTGGGGGACGGGTTCGACGACAACGCGGCGGGGCGCGCGCTGCCCGACGATGTCTGCGACCGGCTGCGCACGATGGCCCAGGGCCGGCGCTGGATCTGGGTCAGCGGCAACCACGACCCCGGGGCGATCTGTCCCCGTCTGCCCGGCGATACCGCGGCGGACCTGCACGACGGCCTGATCCTGCGCCACGAGGCGGGTCAGGGGCCGGACGTGTCGGGCCATTACCACCCTTGCATCCGGTTGGCGGGCCAGCGGCGGCGGTGTTTCCTGGTCGGCCGCGACCACCTGATCCTGCCCGCGTTCGGTGCCTATACCGGCGGGCTGGAGGTCACGGACAGGGCGCTGGCCGCGCTGGTGCCGCAGGGGTTGGCAATCGCTTGCGGGGCGCGCGCCCTGCCGGTGCCGGTGGGCATGCGTCGCCGCGCATGA
- a CDS encoding outer membrane protein, with protein sequence MRLFALSSVSALVLGAGAALAGGVVSPVVDVAPVTVTPVAPIASAWGGAYVGGSLGYIFDTEDQVGFSEVIDGEDVGLIGGLGDVGISGATAGLQLGYRWQRGNWVFGPELGVEFGSVDESIDIGDPLLGRVESEMKNIATLVIKTGYAVNPQTLVYGTLGVARGDFDYTLSTGDFSQTRGFTATGAAGGLGVERMINPRTSIFAEYQYRDFGNERVEFSDGIDTLSTRASMTMSCVKIGANFRF encoded by the coding sequence ATGCGCCTCTTTGCTCTCTCCTCCGTCTCGGCCCTGGTTTTGGGGGCAGGCGCTGCCCTTGCCGGGGGCGTGGTGTCGCCCGTCGTTGACGTGGCACCGGTGACGGTGACACCCGTGGCGCCGATCGCCTCGGCATGGGGTGGCGCCTATGTGGGCGGGTCGCTCGGCTATATCTTCGACACCGAGGATCAGGTGGGTTTCTCCGAGGTCATCGACGGCGAGGATGTGGGCCTGATCGGCGGGCTGGGTGATGTCGGCATCTCCGGCGCAACCGCAGGCCTGCAGCTGGGCTATCGCTGGCAGCGCGGCAACTGGGTCTTCGGTCCTGAACTGGGCGTCGAGTTCGGCTCGGTCGACGAAAGCATCGACATCGGCGATCCGCTGCTGGGCCGCGTCGAGAGCGAGATGAAGAACATCGCCACCCTGGTCATCAAGACCGGCTATGCGGTCAACCCGCAGACGCTGGTCTATGGCACCCTGGGCGTCGCCCGCGGTGATTTCGACTATACGCTGAGCACGGGCGACTTCTCGCAGACGCGCGGCTTCACCGCGACGGGTGCCGCGGGCGGCTTGGGCGTGGAGCGCATGATCAACCCGCGCACATCGATCTTCGCCGAATACCAGTACCGCGATTTCGGCAACGAGCGGGTGGAATTCTCGGATGGGATCGACACCCTCTCGACCCGCGCCAGCATGACCATGAGCTGCGTCAAGATCGGTGCGAACTTCCGCTTCTGA